The Nitrosomonas sp. PY1 genomic sequence CCAAGCACTCACTAAGCTCGTATAGTGCATGACAAAATGAGCGTGGAAAATTTCTCTGCAGTAGTAGGAATTTTAAAACGTCGGCCCTGCGAATTCGCAGATGCATTTGACGCCGATACATCTGATAGGCTGTTAACGACTTAAGCACGCTCATCCATTGCAGATTCTGAAATGGCGTCAGCTCTTCCGGCATATCTGGCAATAATGTAGCGGAACTGACATCGATGATACGCGTTGTCATATCCGCACGTTCAAGGTTACGCCCCATTTTCAAAAAGTTATAGCATTCATCATGAGTCATGGTTCCAGATAGCATACCGTTAATTGTCTGAACACCTAGAATAACTGAGCGCAGATAATCATAGCGGCGTTGTTGCGTAACGACGCTTCGTGCATTCAACTTGGAATTCAGATGCAGCAGATTAACCTGTTCCCAAACCTCCCGGGGAATAATGTCGCGAATCGTCCGGGTATTCTCACGCGCCATATTCAATGCATTGAGAATCGAATCATGATTGCGAACATCTGAAACCATAAATCGGACCACGTTGCGCTCATCCGCTTCTTCATAGAGGCTATAAAAATGATCTCGACTACTGGTAATATCAACAATAGGTTCCCATCCTAATCGCAAACGCTTGGGCAGATCGAGCAACAAATGCGTATAGACATTGATCAACCGTGCAGTGTTTTCCGCACGCTCCAGATAACGCGCCATCCAATAAAGCCGATTGGCAACACTCGATAACATCGTCATATCGCCTCCATATCAACGACCCAGGTATCCTTACTGCCTCCACCCTGAGAAGAATTGACTATCGTGGAACCCTTACGCAATGCGACGCGCGTCAAACCGCCATTCGTTACATTAATCGTTTCACCGCTGAGAATGAATGGACGCAAATCCAGATGACGCGGTTCAACATGCAAATCGATCAACGTTGGTGCGGTCGATAACGTTAGCATCGGTTGCGCAACATAGTTTCTAGGGTCACGCCGAATCAAGCGGACAAATTTTTCACACTCATCTTTGCTGGCTTGTGGACCAATCAACATTCCGTAACCACCCGATTCATTAGCTGGCTTTACGACCATTTCGTGAATGTTTTCGATTACATACTGACGTTCCAGTTTGTTGATACATTTATAGGTCGGGACATTGGGTAGGATTGCATCCTGGTCGAGGTAATACTTAATGATTTCTGGCACAAAAGCGTAGACCACCTTATCATCCGCCACGCCCGCACCAGGAGCATTGGCCAATGCCACTTTACCGGACTTCCAAGCACGCATCAGACCAGGAACACCAAGCACAGAATCTGGATTAAACACTTCAGGATCGAGGAATAAATCATCAATGCGCCGGTAAATAACATCTACGCGGGTCAATCCTTCAATCGTACGCATGTATACGATATCGTCCTCGACAGTCAAATCACTTCCTTGAACCAGCTCCACACCCATTTGCTGTGCTAGGTAAGCGTGTTCAAAATATGCCGAATTGTAAATCCCAGGTGTTAACACAACAATTTCAGGTTGATCGCCGGGGCGCGGCGATAACGCCGTCAGTGTGTCGTACAATTGCGATGGATAATCGTCTACCGGCAAAATGTTGTAGTTTTCGAACAACTCTGAAAACAACCGCTTCATTACCAGCCGATTCTCAAGCATGTAAGAAACCCCAGAAGGTATGCGCAGGTTGTCTTCAAGCACATAGAATGTACCATCTTTATCGCGTATTAAATCGGAACCGCAAATATGCGCCCAGATCCCGAGCGGTGCTTTGACTCCAATACACTCAGGACGGAAATTTTTGGAATCCTCGAGCAACTCAGCCGGAAAAATACCATCTTTGACGATTTTCTGCTGATGATATAGATCATCGATAAACAGGTTTAACGCTTGAACACGCTGCTTGAGACCAGCTTCAACTTGTTGCCATTCGCGCCTATCAATAATGCGCGGAATAATATCGAAAGGCCAAACACGATCAATGGAACCTTCTTCTTCGGTGTATACGGTAAATGTAACACCCATCACATGGATAGCGGATTCCGCAGCTACTTTATGTTCTTCGATTTCAGAATCTTTCAATGACCGTAAATAATCGCACAACGCCTGAGCAGCCGGACGTGGTCGTCCTGTAGCACGCAACAATTCGTCATATAGATTCTTGACTTTATAACTTCCCCAGCGAATAGCCATAATACCTACCGTTTCACGCTCATGCGTGATTACAAAATCTTGTATAAATCCTTATAATAGGCCGATTCTAACACGCTCCACAACATATTAAACATTAACACCCTATTTCTTGGAATTATTTACCAATGACATACTGTCTTGCGATCAGCGTTAACAAAGGATTAATCTTCGCTTCTGATTCAAGAACTAATGCTGGCGTTGATTACGTAACCACGTACAGCAAAATGCATTCTTTCGTCTGGCCAGGCGAGCGTATATGCATATTGCTCACTGCTGGAAATTTAGCGACTTCCCAGGCTGTTATGAATCAAATAAAGGTCGAACTCGATAATAAAGATATTGCCATGAATCTACGCAAAAGCAATTATCTGCATGAAGTGGCACGCTACGTCGGCCAATTGCTTCAAGCAGAACAACGGGAACACGCTGACGCCATGAAGAAAAGTGGGAATGGTAATGCTGAAGCCAGCATTATCCTCGGTGGACAAATTGAGGGGATGCCACCGGAAATTTACCTGATTTATCCGCAAGGTAATTATATTAGCGCATCGCTGGAAACGCCTTACCTGCAGATCGGTGAGAATAAATACGGAAAACCAATCCTAGATCGCATTATCACGCCTACCACATCGCTTGAAGATGCTGCACGATGTGCGTTGGTATCACTCGAATCAACAGTTCGCAGCAATATTTCTGTCGGACCACCGTTGGAACTAGCAATCTATACAGTCAATAGCCTATCAGAGCCGACTCGTTTGAAACTCACACTCAATTCACCCATGTACAAATCACTGCAAAAACGATGGAATGAAGGTTTGCAGCGTGTCTTTAATCGGCTTCCCCGGTTTGACTGGGAGCAAAAACCAACGATGACTGACGACTAGCTTCGGTTACAATTTGATGAATATACTGTAACTTATTCAGCACTGCTTCGCAGATCACGAACGGATACGCATCGTCTAGTCCCATGCTGCGATTCAGCGCATTCAATGCAACCGACAATCGACGCCAATCATCAAGCAGAACATCGAAAACAGTGGGCGTAAAATAACCCTCGCTCATTTGCATACCAGCACTTGGAGCCGCCGAGATATCGCTGCCATGAATACTAAAACCGAAATCGTGCGCGGTCTCAACCGTATCAACCATATGCAGATAGTGCGCCCATGTTTCAGCCCAATCTTCCCAAGAGTGCGCACTGGCATATGGACTGATCCAGACGTCCTGCCATGCCGGTGGCGGCCCGTGTTCGTAGTAACCGCTTAATGCTGACTGGTAATCGATTCGCTCATCGCCGAACAACTCTCGGAAACTATCTATTTTATCCGTGCCATGAATTAAATGTTCCCAGTAATAGTGACCGGACTCATGACGAAAATGCCCAAGCAAAGTGCGATAACGCTCATTCATTTTTTCGCGCATTTCGATGCGCGCTCCGTGCTCAGCCTCACGCATATTAATTGTGATCTTACCTGAATAATGCCCGGTTACGACAATGTGCTGGCTTTCTCCTACGTTGTTATCGAATTCTCCATGTTGCACTCCATCTTGCAAAAACTCAAAACACAATCCTTTGCGTGGATCTTGCTCACGACCAACCACAGAAAGATTCAAACTAAATAATGTGTAAAGCAGCCGGCGCTTGGCTTGTTCGGCGCGATACCAAAGCATAATATTCTGCGGTTCACTCAGATTCGGAATAACGTTATTCAGACGACAGGAAATACAGAGATTATTACTGTCGCTATCGGATACCATCCAGTTACATACCTGATAACCACTGTAATTGCTGCACTGACGATAAGACTTACGATTCAGCAAAGCCAACCAATTATTTTTGTCTAATGGTTCTAAAGCACTTAATTGCTGTGCATCAGGTAAATATCCAATCACACGACCGCATGCCAGACATTGACTATTTTCAAAATACAAACTGCTGCCACAATCGCATCGAAACGTTTTCAATACACTGCCCCTGCTAGATCAAACAAATTAAATATCGCCTAAAAGATCTAAATAATGCCAATCAAAGTTAAGTTAATCCACTTTGGTCATTCACGAGATTCCCTAATCTCGCAGTCCTACTATGAGATAAAACTCATAAGTAAAGTATTTAATCAGGTTTAACAGCAAATCGACCGCTTCCAAGAAAAAATACGACAAGCCCTGTCAGTAAGAAAAAGACCTGGAGTTCCAGTGCATGCCCGCCATGATCGGTTAATGAATATAATTGATCGCGGTGTGCAAGCATTATTGCAAATATCATGTTGCCAACAACAAATAAGCCACCGAGCCGAGAAAATACTCCAAGAATGATCATAAGCGGTGCAATGACCTCCCCAACGTAAACCCCGTAGGCCAAAACTTGGGGTAGATTCATATCAGCAAGTCGTTTACCGATAAAATCAAGCGAGGACGGATTGAATAGCTTATGTACGCCATGAAATAACATCAAGAACCCTACGGTAAGACGTAAAGTTAGTTTTCCGAACGTATCGCTCTGGAACGGAAGATTCATTGTAGTTCTCTCCTTACAAGGTAATTTTTGCCAATATTGATCTGCCGAATTCAACAATACAATTAGTATTCGCCGACAGTAGGCATTTCCTGCCCCCAATAGCTTTTTATCGATATCCATTGCTAAAAACGGACGAGAATAATAATCGCATTCGATATCATCGTCGAATTTTTAAGACTACTTGAAAGATTAAAAATTGCACGCAAGTAGTTTTTCGAAAAAAATAATCGCAGATATAATCTCCATAGCTTTATATCCATTTCTTTTTTCTAAAAAAAGTGAACATGACAATACCAAGGAAAATGAAAATTACCCAAATGGCTGGATAACCCCAGCGCCATTTCAGTTCTGGCATGTGCTCGAAATTCATGCCATATACGCCGGCCACAAAAGTCAACGGTATAAAAATTGAAGTAAAAATAGTCAAAATCTTGATGGTTTCGTTCATTTTGTTACTGATATTGGATAAGTAGATATCATGCATGTCAGAAACTCTATCGCGAAAAGAATCTAGTGAATCCATAACACGTAGTACATGATCGTACACATCGCCAAAGTAGCGAAAGGTCTTTTCGTGAATCAAATCGGAACCCGAGCGTTGCACTGCGGCCAATAATTCCCGCACAGGCGCAATGTTACGGCGCATAAAAATCAGGTTTCGCTTAATTTGCTGAATGGTCTGTAAGAAATTTGTATCCGAGTTAAAAAAAATATTGTTTTCCAGCGGCCCTAGCATTTCATCCAGATATTCTTCGATAGCAAAATATTTATCGACGATGGTATCAATAATGACATAAGCTAAGTAATCGCTACCGTACTGCCGGATGCGGCTATTCCGGTTTTTTAAATGCCCGTATACCGGTGTAAATGTATCGTCTGTCTTTTCTTTGAAAGTAATCACGAAATTAGCTAATAAAAGCACGCTAATCTGTTCATATTGCAAGCCAAATTCCTGATTAGAGCCTATTTCAATATCTTTGATAACAAGATACAAGAAATTATCGTATTCTTCTATCTTGGGGCGTTGATGTGTGCTTAAAATATCTTCGAGTACAAGCGGGTGAATACTAAGAAACTGTCCGATGCTTTCGATTGTATCTATGTCGCTTAGACCATCTACGTTGAGCCAAGTGATCAACTGCTCATTTTTAAATTGCTCTAATTCCGTAATCGAATAAATTTCACGTTGTATCAGGGTATCTTTGGAATATTGCGTGACAGATATTTTACAACTTAACTCATGCTCCTTGCCGACATGAACCAGGGCACCAGGTGGCAATCCGGCTTTTTCTGCGGCGCTTTTGAAAATTCTTTTACGAGCCGGTCGATCGGTTGGGGGTACGCCAAGAGGAATATCATTCATAATAAATAAGTTAAGTTAACAAACAGCGATTATTTAAATTCAGAATTTCAGCCAATTGTACGAATGGCATTGCGTATGATGAGCAATTAGGTTTGTTTCTAACAAAGAACAAAGTACACACTTCTCCGACAGTTTCCAATCGGCAAGGTATCCACTATAGCATCAAACGGTTACGTCATTCGGAATGAGTCTTGGATTCATTCGGTCATAAGCTACGGAACGGTTGTCAATTCATTCATCCAAAACACTGAATCAAGTGCTATAGATTACTCGAACTGAACTAATTAATTGAATCCTTTTTAGATAAGTGTCAGGAGAAACTCTACAATCAATTGATATAAATCAATAAATAAGGCTTTAATTTGATTAAAAATTCAATCTCCACTAATGAATATTGGGGGTAATAATGAGTATGCTGGAACCAGAAGATGTTAGTACATTTAAAAAATTAGGCTTCAATTTGGCTCTAATAGGTGCAGTAGCAGCGGCCTTGATTATTGTATCGATGTATTTTTCATAAACAATCGATATAAAAATTCAAATTTATTTGAATTCAATAGTTCGATGAACTACCTCGCCCCAAATGGGCGAGGGCATTGAGGTCGTGTGTCTGCGAAGAAATTGATTTAGATAGACCCTTCGTTACGGATATCTTCATGGCTTGTGTGTTAAGTTTTATCAGAATTCCTTGCAAAGGATTACCAGGAAATCCTCGTTCAGTTACAATCCCGATGTAATGAAGTAAGCACTATTGGGAATAGAATTCGTAGAAATTAAAATTATTTTGGAATTAGCAAATAATCATTTATAGAGCTTTCCATAGCTGAA encodes the following:
- a CDS encoding alpha-E domain-containing protein codes for the protein MTMLSSVANRLYWMARYLERAENTARLINVYTHLLLDLPKRLRLGWEPIVDITSSRDHFYSLYEEADERNVVRFMVSDVRNHDSILNALNMARENTRTIRDIIPREVWEQVNLLHLNSKLNARSVVTQQRRYDYLRSVILGVQTINGMLSGTMTHDECYNFLKMGRNLERADMTTRIIDVSSATLLPDMPEELTPFQNLQWMSVLKSLTAYQMYRRQMHLRIRRADVLKFLLLQRNFPRSFCHALYELSECLEGLPRNNNVLNRLSNLQKKLLQVRLDEFHQQKLHAFIDELQLSIIQIDDDISQNYF
- a CDS encoding circularly permuted type 2 ATP-grasp protein, which encodes MAIRWGSYKVKNLYDELLRATGRPRPAAQALCDYLRSLKDSEIEEHKVAAESAIHVMGVTFTVYTEEEGSIDRVWPFDIIPRIIDRREWQQVEAGLKQRVQALNLFIDDLYHQQKIVKDGIFPAELLEDSKNFRPECIGVKAPLGIWAHICGSDLIRDKDGTFYVLEDNLRIPSGVSYMLENRLVMKRLFSELFENYNILPVDDYPSQLYDTLTALSPRPGDQPEIVVLTPGIYNSAYFEHAYLAQQMGVELVQGSDLTVEDDIVYMRTIEGLTRVDVIYRRIDDLFLDPEVFNPDSVLGVPGLMRAWKSGKVALANAPGAGVADDKVVYAFVPEIIKYYLDQDAILPNVPTYKCINKLERQYVIENIHEMVVKPANESGGYGMLIGPQASKDECEKFVRLIRRDPRNYVAQPMLTLSTAPTLIDLHVEPRHLDLRPFILSGETINVTNGGLTRVALRKGSTIVNSSQGGGSKDTWVVDMEAI
- a CDS encoding peptidase — encoded protein: MTYCLAISVNKGLIFASDSRTNAGVDYVTTYSKMHSFVWPGERICILLTAGNLATSQAVMNQIKVELDNKDIAMNLRKSNYLHEVARYVGQLLQAEQREHADAMKKSGNGNAEASIILGGQIEGMPPEIYLIYPQGNYISASLETPYLQIGENKYGKPILDRIITPTTSLEDAARCALVSLESTVRSNISVGPPLELAIYTVNSLSEPTRLKLTLNSPMYKSLQKRWNEGLQRVFNRLPRFDWEQKPTMTDD
- a CDS encoding putative zinc-binding metallopeptidase; amino-acid sequence: MKTFRCDCGSSLYFENSQCLACGRVIGYLPDAQQLSALEPLDKNNWLALLNRKSYRQCSNYSGYQVCNWMVSDSDSNNLCISCRLNNVIPNLSEPQNIMLWYRAEQAKRRLLYTLFSLNLSVVGREQDPRKGLCFEFLQDGVQHGEFDNNVGESQHIVVTGHYSGKITINMREAEHGARIEMREKMNERYRTLLGHFRHESGHYYWEHLIHGTDKIDSFRELFGDERIDYQSALSGYYEHGPPPAWQDVWISPYASAHSWEDWAETWAHYLHMVDTVETAHDFGFSIHGSDISAAPSAGMQMSEGYFTPTVFDVLLDDWRRLSVALNALNRSMGLDDAYPFVICEAVLNKLQYIHQIVTEASRQSSLVFAPSQTGEAD
- a CDS encoding DoxX family protein; its protein translation is MNLPFQSDTFGKLTLRLTVGFLMLFHGVHKLFNPSSLDFIGKRLADMNLPQVLAYGVYVGEVIAPLMIILGVFSRLGGLFVVGNMIFAIMLAHRDQLYSLTDHGGHALELQVFFLLTGLVVFFLGSGRFAVKPD
- the corA gene encoding magnesium/cobalt transporter CorA, encoding MNDIPLGVPPTDRPARKRIFKSAAEKAGLPPGALVHVGKEHELSCKISVTQYSKDTLIQREIYSITELEQFKNEQLITWLNVDGLSDIDTIESIGQFLSIHPLVLEDILSTHQRPKIEEYDNFLYLVIKDIEIGSNQEFGLQYEQISVLLLANFVITFKEKTDDTFTPVYGHLKNRNSRIRQYGSDYLAYVIIDTIVDKYFAIEEYLDEMLGPLENNIFFNSDTNFLQTIQQIKRNLIFMRRNIAPVRELLAAVQRSGSDLIHEKTFRYFGDVYDHVLRVMDSLDSFRDRVSDMHDIYLSNISNKMNETIKILTIFTSIFIPLTFVAGVYGMNFEHMPELKWRWGYPAIWVIFIFLGIVMFTFFRKKKWI